A window from Primulina eburnea isolate SZY01 chromosome 2, ASM2296580v1, whole genome shotgun sequence encodes these proteins:
- the LOC140823152 gene encoding uncharacterized protein isoform X2, producing MKKAELPIPIKSGPRVVKDAVGAIVGWPKELIIFPTTQKKGKPQLFALSDVPGQLDKFKDIVKELPMACKYIYSHVIRLMNESDTIYVEFEGAMFGRPKNIRLLREDILRFMEMREIGAKQILVYMGHLYKYLRNEDRADYISFVDPGSIPTCPIGKDGRDLSQHIADQLEAVCRDSICLIPYNTGYHWILTVINEDKNMIYLLDSTANKNRDDAWKTIVTNGVRMYNASKGISQKSCFKQLTGNLK from the exons ATGAAGAAAGCAGAACTTCCAATCCCAATTAAATCTGGACCAAGAGTCGTCAAAGATGCAGTTGGAGCCATTGTTGGTTGGCCTAAAGAGTTGATAATTTTTCCAACGACGCAG AAGAAGGGGAAACCTCAACTATTTGCTCTTTCGGATGTTCCCGGTCAGCTCGACAAGTTCAAGGATATTGTAAAAGAATTACCCATGGCATGCAAGTATATCTACTCGCATGTTATAAGATTGATGAATGAATCGGATACCATATACGTAGAGTTTGAGGGCGCTATGTTTGGACGTCCTAAAAACATACGGTTGCTAAGAGAAGATATCTTACGCTTTATGGAGATGAGAGAGATAGGCGCCAAACAAATTTTGGTTTACATGGG TCACCTCTACAAATATTTGAGAAATGAAGACAGGGCTGATTATATTTCATTTGTGGATCCCGGAAGCATACCTACATGCCCAATTGGCAAAGATGGTCGTGACTTATCACAACATATTGCTGACCAGTTGGAAGCAGTGTGTAGAGACAGCATCTGCCTTATCCCATACAACACTGG GTACCATTGGATCTTGactgtcatcaatgaagataaaaatatgatatatttattggaTTCTACGGCTAACAAAAACCGAGACGATGCATGGAAAACTATAGTGACCAA TGGTGTCAGAATGTACAATGCCTCGAAGGGTATTTCTCAAAAGTCGTGTTTTAAACAATTGACG GGTAATCTAAAATAA
- the LOC140823152 gene encoding uncharacterized protein isoform X1, whose protein sequence is MKKAELPIPIKSGPRVVKDAVGAIVGWPKELIIFPTTQKKGKPQLFALSDVPGQLDKFKDIVKELPMACKYIYSHVIRLMNESDTIYVEFEGAMFGRPKNIRLLREDILRFMEMREIGAKQILVYMGHLYKYLRNEDRADYISFVDPGSIPTCPIGKDGRDLSQHIADQLEAVCRDSICLIPYNTGYHWILTVINEDKNMIYLLDSTANKNRDDAWKTIVTNLQDQSRTNISTNLNMMKSEVNGANSSTLM, encoded by the exons ATGAAGAAAGCAGAACTTCCAATCCCAATTAAATCTGGACCAAGAGTCGTCAAAGATGCAGTTGGAGCCATTGTTGGTTGGCCTAAAGAGTTGATAATTTTTCCAACGACGCAG AAGAAGGGGAAACCTCAACTATTTGCTCTTTCGGATGTTCCCGGTCAGCTCGACAAGTTCAAGGATATTGTAAAAGAATTACCCATGGCATGCAAGTATATCTACTCGCATGTTATAAGATTGATGAATGAATCGGATACCATATACGTAGAGTTTGAGGGCGCTATGTTTGGACGTCCTAAAAACATACGGTTGCTAAGAGAAGATATCTTACGCTTTATGGAGATGAGAGAGATAGGCGCCAAACAAATTTTGGTTTACATGGG TCACCTCTACAAATATTTGAGAAATGAAGACAGGGCTGATTATATTTCATTTGTGGATCCCGGAAGCATACCTACATGCCCAATTGGCAAAGATGGTCGTGACTTATCACAACATATTGCTGACCAGTTGGAAGCAGTGTGTAGAGACAGCATCTGCCTTATCCCATACAACACTGG GTACCATTGGATCTTGactgtcatcaatgaagataaaaatatgatatatttattggaTTCTACGGCTAACAAAAACCGAGACGATGCATGGAAAACTATAGTGACCAA TTTGCAGGATCAATCAAGAACCAATATTTCAACCAATCTCAATATGATGAAGTCAGAAGTGAATGGAGCGAATTCGTCTACTCTTATGTAG
- the LOC140823152 gene encoding uncharacterized protein isoform X3, protein MKKAELPIPIKSGPRVVKDAVGAIVGWPKELIIFPTTQKKGKPQLFALSDVPGQLDKFKDIVKELPMACKYIYSHVIRLMNESDTIYVEFEGAMFGRPKNIRLLREDILRFMEMREIGAKQILVYMGHLYKYLRNEDRADYISFVDPGSIPTCPIGKDGRDLSQHIADQLEAVCRDSICLIPYNTGYHWILTVINEDKNMIYLLDSTANKNRDDAWKTIVTKVI, encoded by the exons ATGAAGAAAGCAGAACTTCCAATCCCAATTAAATCTGGACCAAGAGTCGTCAAAGATGCAGTTGGAGCCATTGTTGGTTGGCCTAAAGAGTTGATAATTTTTCCAACGACGCAG AAGAAGGGGAAACCTCAACTATTTGCTCTTTCGGATGTTCCCGGTCAGCTCGACAAGTTCAAGGATATTGTAAAAGAATTACCCATGGCATGCAAGTATATCTACTCGCATGTTATAAGATTGATGAATGAATCGGATACCATATACGTAGAGTTTGAGGGCGCTATGTTTGGACGTCCTAAAAACATACGGTTGCTAAGAGAAGATATCTTACGCTTTATGGAGATGAGAGAGATAGGCGCCAAACAAATTTTGGTTTACATGGG TCACCTCTACAAATATTTGAGAAATGAAGACAGGGCTGATTATATTTCATTTGTGGATCCCGGAAGCATACCTACATGCCCAATTGGCAAAGATGGTCGTGACTTATCACAACATATTGCTGACCAGTTGGAAGCAGTGTGTAGAGACAGCATCTGCCTTATCCCATACAACACTGG GTACCATTGGATCTTGactgtcatcaatgaagataaaaatatgatatatttattggaTTCTACGGCTAACAAAAACCGAGACGATGCATGGAAAACTATAGTGACCAA GGTAATCTAA
- the LOC140824295 gene encoding secreted RxLR effector protein 161-like: protein MSDLDLMHYFLGIEVMQTVGGIFISQKKYAQEILGRFQMQNCNSVSTPCEGNLKLAKDPEGKKVDSTLCKHIVGSLMYLTTTRPDIMHDVSLISMYIECPKEMHLIAAKRIFRYLQGTMKFGLFYKKEEMSNLFGFTDSGYDRDSDDRKSTSGDAFILSSGAISWSSNKQPLITLSKTEAEFVVATACTCQAIWLRNVLEELHFKQERTTTIYCDNSSAIKLSRNTVLH, encoded by the coding sequence ATGTCTGATCTCGATCTCATGCACTATTTTCTTGGCATAGAAGTGATGCAAACTGTTGGTGGTATCTTTATTTCTCAAAAGAAGTATGCTCAAGAAATCTTAGGTAGATTTCAGATGCAGAATTGCAATTCTGTTAGCACGCCATGTGAGGGAAATCTCAAGCTAGCTAAAGATCCTGAAGGAAAGAAGGTAGATAGCACTTTATGCAAGCATATTGTTGGGAGCTTGATGTACTTGACAACCACAAGACCAGATATAATGCATGATGTAAGTCTTATTAGCATGTATATTGAGTGTCCAAAAGAGATGCACCTTATAGCAGCAAAGAGGATTTTTCGTTACTTGCAAGGTACCATGAAGTTTGGGCTATTCTACAAGAAAGAAGAAATGTCAAATTTGTTTGGATTTACAGACAGTGGCTATGATAGAGATTCAGATGATCGGAAGAGCACTTCTGGTGACGCATTCATTTTGAGCTCGGGAGCTATTTCGTGGTCTTCAAACAAACAACCACTTATAACCTTATCAAAAACTGAAGCAGAGTTTGTTGTTGCAACAGCCTGTACATGTCAAGCTATTTGGTTAAGAAATGTTCTTGAGGAACTTCATTTCAAGCAAGAAAGAACAACCACAATTTATTGCGACAACAGTTCAGCAATAAAACTCTCCAGAAATACTGTACTACATTGA